Proteins encoded within one genomic window of uncultured Draconibacterium sp.:
- a CDS encoding AMP-binding protein, translating to MQRDKIDSFSSFISESVKNYANNEALGFIDGDYLTYAEMGRKISAVQAYLEKLGIGEGDKVIIYSQNMPSWGVVYFALQCSGIVAVPVLPDFSPTELKNVIKHSESKAMFISASLQYKLKDADTSTLDVIVKIDDFSLLKAKDTSVVFDEKASRNKSYQPKENELAVLIYTSGTTGNSKGVMLSQKNILENVVQSAAVQEIREDFKFLSILPLSHTYENTISFLLAMYKGASVTYLHKPPTASVLLPALKSLRPHIMLTVPMIIEKVYKSSIVPGINKKAITRLMHRFKPTRKLVHLLAGKKLMETFGGRLVFFGIGGAKLDGKVERFLRDAKFPYAIGYGLTETAPLMAGSNPTTTRFRAIGPKVINSEIKIHDPNPVTGEGEIWVKGPNVMLGYYKNPEETKRVLTEDGWFKTGDLGVFDKDGWLSHKGRLKNMIVGANGENIYPEEIESIINNFRHVVESVVIQKKGKLVALVHFNRDELEQKVKEMRSELGDKMEEMSQHVDEKIEELSIELKQYINSRVNKFSKIQDFISHPTPFIKTATQKIKRYLYY from the coding sequence ATGCAGAGAGATAAAATCGACAGCTTTTCCTCCTTTATTTCTGAATCAGTAAAAAACTATGCGAACAATGAAGCACTTGGCTTTATTGATGGCGACTACCTAACATATGCAGAAATGGGTAGAAAGATTTCTGCTGTTCAGGCATATTTAGAAAAACTTGGTATTGGCGAGGGCGACAAAGTAATTATCTACAGCCAGAATATGCCAAGCTGGGGAGTAGTTTATTTTGCCTTGCAATGCTCCGGAATTGTTGCTGTTCCTGTTCTTCCCGATTTTAGTCCTACAGAATTGAAGAATGTGATCAAACATTCCGAATCAAAGGCTATGTTTATCTCTGCAAGTCTTCAGTATAAACTTAAAGATGCTGACACGTCCACACTGGATGTTATCGTAAAAATCGACGATTTCAGTCTTTTAAAAGCAAAAGATACCTCGGTGGTTTTCGATGAAAAAGCAAGCAGGAACAAGTCATATCAACCAAAAGAAAATGAGCTGGCGGTTTTGATTTACACCTCCGGCACAACCGGAAACTCAAAAGGTGTAATGCTGTCGCAAAAAAATATTCTGGAGAATGTTGTTCAGTCGGCGGCAGTCCAGGAGATCCGTGAAGATTTCAAGTTTTTATCGATACTGCCTTTATCGCACACCTACGAGAATACCATTAGTTTTTTGCTGGCTATGTACAAAGGCGCCAGTGTAACTTATTTGCACAAGCCGCCAACGGCAAGTGTTTTGCTTCCGGCTTTAAAATCGTTGCGGCCACACATTATGCTTACGGTTCCGATGATCATCGAGAAAGTGTACAAAAGCAGTATTGTACCGGGCATTAACAAAAAAGCAATTACCCGTTTAATGCACAGGTTTAAACCAACACGCAAACTGGTTCATCTATTGGCAGGGAAAAAATTAATGGAAACTTTTGGTGGCCGCTTGGTGTTTTTTGGTATTGGCGGTGCGAAACTTGATGGCAAAGTGGAACGTTTTCTTCGCGATGCAAAATTTCCATACGCTATTGGGTATGGTCTAACGGAAACTGCTCCTCTCATGGCGGGATCAAATCCCACAACAACACGTTTCAGAGCTATTGGCCCTAAAGTAATTAACAGCGAAATAAAAATTCATGATCCGAATCCGGTAACCGGCGAAGGCGAAATTTGGGTAAAAGGGCCAAATGTGATGTTGGGCTATTACAAAAACCCGGAAGAAACAAAACGTGTATTAACCGAAGATGGCTGGTTTAAAACCGGCGACCTTGGCGTTTTTGATAAAGACGGCTGGCTAAGTCATAAAGGTCGGTTGAAAAATATGATCGTTGGTGCCAACGGAGAAAATATCTACCCCGAAGAAATTGAATCCATCATCAATAATTTCAGACATGTGGTGGAATCGGTGGTAATTCAGAAAAAAGGGAAACTGGTAGCCCTGGTGCATTTCAACAGAGATGAACTCGAGCAAAAGGTAAAAGAAATGCGTTCTGAATTAGGAGATAAAATGGAGGAAATGTCTCAGCATGTAGATGAAAAAATTGAAGAGTTAAGCATCGAATTAAAACAATATATCAATTCACGGGTTAACAAGTTTTCTAAAATTCAGGATTTTATTTCTCATCCAACACCTTTTATAAAAACGGCCACTCAAAAAATCAAGCGATATTTGTATTACTAA
- a CDS encoding YwbE family protein — protein sequence MNNQQRSNIKVGLNVAVVKKEHQRSGELTCGIVQKILTKSAIHPHGIKVMLETGEVGRVQKIMQES from the coding sequence ATGAATAACCAGCAACGTAGCAATATTAAAGTCGGCTTAAACGTAGCCGTTGTTAAAAAAGAACACCAGCGATCAGGTGAATTAACCTGCGGTATCGTTCAGAAAATATTAACAAAATCAGCCATCCACCCACACGGAATAAAAGTAATGCTAGAAACCGGAGAAGTAGGGCGCGTACAAAAAATTATGCAGGAGAGTTAG
- a CDS encoding N-6 DNA methylase translates to MSLFQKSVEKKYLNDLDTALIDKKYADFQDYFGNPEIQENIRNSKEEQYQGEFLIDLFVNILGYTKNPTPNFNLTTELKNISNSKKADGAILKGDYATAVIELKGTNTTDLDKIETQAFGYKNHHPKCKYVITSNFEKLRFYIQNAVDHVDFDLFNLTREQFSLMWLCLAKDNLLNDLPLKIKESSVLQEENITKKLYADYSKFREAIYNNLVKNNPETDKLLLFKKTQKLLDRFLFIFFAEDRLLLPPNSISEIVKQWADLKEKYDEYFPLYSRFKKYFGYMNTGYNGKKYDIYAYNGGLFKPDEVLDNITIDDDILYEHTLRLSSYDFETDVDVNILGHIFEHSLGEIAAIAATGGHAPLSKQPAVSIRKKDGIFYTPKYITKYIVENTVGKLCEEKRTKLGIVDEEYAKGRKNRKKEIVRTLDKKLDDYRNWLLSLTILDPACGSGAFLNQALEFLINEHRKIDELRGQLLGGAIIFSDITTDILEKNIYGVDLNEESVEIAKLSLWLRTAQKGRKLNTLSNNIKCGNSLIDDPEVAGDKAFNWHTEFPNIFQKKKKKAWHVTTATHNSRTSQRMWNLKIEPGEAVWLDGEKEVMVTQAILEIVNEDNLNVLAYNICGDHMHMMLVCEKEELNDIVAKVKGRSSYMLNREMGKHPSPNGNKPGTMVPNRGVNPSGQKEKPRRYADGTISPTWTRKFNTSFITSDEKFENTITYIKNNRNKHQLPENKELQKLIAEMICTREHAFRTEYKGGFDVVIGNPPYVDIKGLEPELVKDLFEKYTTTENRINLYSIFIEKGYSILKYKGFFSFINPNSILVNSSYTKIRKLLIDDITTIIKLPDDVFPDAKVETIIFEFRKGGSQEFAKTLVYPKDEKINFIDESKLLVQNKKFWKQFKAVNYNIYVSDQDIALLQKCENNSEHLENVADFTLGITPYDKYKGHSQETIKNRLFHSQTQLDETYKPLISGGNIVRYNVNSQVEEYIKYGEWLGAMREERFFLEPRIIVRQIVSGRPPRIYAGFTDKPFYFTQIGFGIIPKSGLLVKYLLTLINSSLLTYYHKYKFLDLEKELFQKILIANCKQFPIKLIGENEQQPFVEKADNIIELINKLDQKKDKFINRVKTNLEIEKISNKLDIFYDFDFKTFLSELKKQKIILSLVQQDEWEEYFNSYKSEINQLQSEIEKTDREIDRMVYELYGLTEEEIKIVEEE, encoded by the coding sequence ATGAGCTTGTTCCAGAAATCGGTTGAGAAAAAATATTTAAACGACCTTGACACGGCGTTAATCGACAAAAAATATGCTGATTTTCAAGATTATTTTGGCAATCCTGAAATTCAGGAAAACATACGAAATTCAAAAGAAGAACAATACCAGGGAGAATTCCTGATTGACTTGTTTGTAAATATTTTGGGTTACACTAAAAATCCCACACCAAACTTCAACCTGACAACCGAATTAAAAAACATAAGCAACAGTAAAAAAGCCGATGGTGCAATTTTGAAAGGCGACTATGCAACCGCCGTTATCGAATTAAAAGGAACAAACACCACCGATTTAGACAAAATAGAAACCCAGGCTTTCGGCTACAAAAACCACCATCCAAAATGTAAATATGTAATTACCTCGAATTTCGAGAAACTTAGGTTTTACATCCAAAATGCGGTTGACCACGTTGATTTTGATTTATTCAACCTGACACGGGAACAGTTTTCGTTAATGTGGTTGTGTTTGGCAAAAGACAATCTGTTAAACGACTTGCCTTTAAAAATCAAAGAATCATCGGTTTTACAGGAAGAAAACATTACAAAAAAACTGTATGCCGATTACTCAAAATTCCGTGAGGCGATTTACAACAACCTTGTAAAAAACAATCCTGAAACAGATAAACTTCTGCTTTTTAAAAAAACGCAAAAACTGTTAGACCGTTTTTTGTTTATCTTTTTTGCCGAAGACAGGTTGTTGCTCCCGCCAAATTCAATCAGCGAAATTGTAAAGCAGTGGGCTGACTTAAAAGAAAAATACGATGAATATTTCCCGTTATACTCCCGTTTTAAAAAGTATTTCGGTTACATGAACACCGGTTATAACGGGAAGAAATACGACATTTACGCATACAACGGCGGGCTTTTTAAACCCGACGAAGTTCTGGACAATATTACGATTGACGATGATATTTTGTATGAACACACGCTGCGCTTAAGTAGCTACGACTTTGAAACCGACGTGGATGTAAATATTCTTGGGCACATTTTTGAGCACTCACTGGGCGAAATTGCGGCTATTGCCGCAACAGGGGGGCATGCCCCCCTGTCGAAACAGCCTGCTGTTTCGATACGCAAAAAAGACGGCATTTTTTACACGCCAAAATACATTACCAAATACATTGTTGAAAATACGGTTGGGAAACTTTGCGAAGAAAAACGTACTAAACTTGGGATTGTTGACGAAGAATATGCAAAAGGCAGGAAAAACCGGAAAAAGGAAATTGTACGCACACTTGACAAAAAACTGGACGATTACCGGAACTGGCTTTTATCGCTAACAATTCTTGACCCAGCTTGCGGTTCGGGGGCGTTTTTAAACCAGGCGCTGGAATTCCTGATAAACGAACACCGGAAAATTGACGAGTTGCGCGGGCAACTTTTGGGCGGGGCAATAATTTTCTCCGACATTACCACCGACATTCTTGAAAAAAACATTTACGGCGTTGACCTGAATGAAGAATCGGTTGAAATTGCCAAACTCTCGCTGTGGTTGCGAACCGCACAAAAAGGACGGAAACTAAACACGCTTAGCAACAACATAAAATGTGGAAACTCGCTGATTGACGACCCCGAAGTTGCAGGCGATAAAGCTTTTAACTGGCACACTGAATTCCCGAATATTTTTCAGAAAAAAAAGAAAAAGGCATGGCATGTGACAACGGCCACCCACAACTCGAGAACATCGCAACGAATGTGGAACCTAAAAATCGAACCTGGCGAAGCGGTTTGGCTCGATGGGGAAAAAGAGGTAATGGTAACGCAGGCCATTCTCGAAATTGTAAATGAAGACAACCTAAATGTATTGGCATACAATATCTGTGGCGACCACATGCACATGATGCTGGTATGCGAGAAAGAAGAACTCAACGATATCGTTGCCAAAGTAAAAGGACGCTCATCGTACATGCTCAACAGAGAAATGGGAAAACATCCGTCTCCTAATGGAAACAAACCTGGCACAATGGTTCCAAACAGAGGGGTTAACCCCTCTGGACAGAAAGAGAAACCCCGAAGATATGCCGATGGAACAATATCGCCAACATGGACACGTAAATTCAATACCTCCTTCATCACCTCTGATGAAAAATTCGAAAATACCATTACCTACATAAAAAATAACCGCAACAAACACCAACTTCCTGAGAACAAGGAACTGCAAAAACTTATTGCAGAAATGATTTGCACCCGTGAACACGCTTTCCGAACTGAATACAAGGGTGGTTTTGATGTGGTAATTGGAAATCCACCTTATGTTGACATAAAAGGCTTAGAACCAGAACTCGTTAAGGATTTATTTGAAAAATACACAACTACTGAAAATAGGATAAATCTGTATTCGATTTTTATTGAGAAAGGTTATTCAATTTTAAAATATAAAGGTTTCTTCTCCTTTATTAATCCGAATTCTATTTTAGTTAATTCGTCGTACACAAAAATCAGAAAATTACTCATCGACGATATTACAACAATTATCAAATTGCCGGATGATGTATTTCCCGATGCCAAAGTTGAAACAATAATCTTTGAATTTAGAAAAGGTGGAAGTCAAGAGTTTGCAAAGACGTTAGTTTATCCGAAAGACGAAAAAATTAATTTTATCGATGAAAGTAAATTGTTGGTTCAAAACAAAAAGTTTTGGAAACAATTTAAAGCAGTTAATTATAATATTTATGTTTCAGACCAAGATATCGCCCTGTTACAAAAATGTGAGAACAACTCGGAACATCTTGAAAATGTAGCTGATTTTACTTTAGGAATTACACCGTATGACAAATACAAAGGTCATTCGCAGGAAACCATTAAAAACAGACTGTTTCATTCCCAAACTCAGCTTGACGAGACATACAAACCTTTAATAAGTGGAGGAAACATTGTTCGTTACAATGTTAATTCTCAAGTTGAAGAATACATAAAATATGGCGAATGGTTAGGGGCGATGCGTGAAGAAAGGTTTTTCCTTGAACCAAGGATTATAGTGAGGCAAATTGTTTCTGGCAGACCACCTCGGATTTATGCAGGCTTTACCGACAAACCATTTTATTTTACGCAAATTGGTTTTGGTATAATTCCGAAATCAGGGCTTCTTGTAAAATACCTTTTAACGTTAATAAATTCATCGCTTCTAACTTACTACCACAAATATAAATTCCTGGATTTAGAAAAGGAACTTTTCCAAAAAATATTAATTGCTAACTGTAAGCAATTCCCAATTAAATTGATTGGGGAAAACGAACAACAACCTTTTGTAGAAAAAGCTGACAACATAATCGAATTGATAAATAAACTTGACCAAAAGAAAGACAAGTTTATAAATCGGGTAAAAACGAATCTTGAAATTGAAAAAATTTCAAACAAATTAGATATTTTTTACGATTTTGATTTCAAAACTTTTCTTTCCGAACTTAAAAAGCAAAAAATAATTCTTTCTCTTGTTCAACAAGATGAATGGGAAGAATATTTCAATTCTTATAAATCCGAAATTAACCAACTTCAATCCGAAATCGAAAAAACCGACAGGGAAATTGACCGAATGGTTTATGAGTTGTATGGGTTGACTGAGGAAGAAATTAAAATAGTGGAGGAGGAGTAA
- a CDS encoding IS4 family transposase, with amino-acid sequence MNQGKYIFAQLTDFLPRRVFDRIVSKHNGNKYVRTFTCWNQMLCMVFGQLTSRDSMRDLLLSLEAHKSKYYHLGFGSTITRRNLGKANEKRSYKIFEDFAYVLIEEARKSCYRSDFEINVDGNIYAFDSSTIDLCLSVFWWAEFRKTKGGIKLHTLYDVKTSIPTFLYISNAKMHDVNALDLISYEPGSFYVIDKAYIDFKRLYHLHQQRAFFVTRAKDNMRFKRLYSNPVDKATGVKYDQIGKLETYYPSKDYPEKLRRVKYYDCESDKELIFLTNNMELKPTEIAYLYKKRWEVELFFKWMKQHLKIKSFWGTTINAVKIQMYCAIIAYCLVALIGNRLKVNRSIYEILQILSISLLDKTPVKEVLTKYDYKNIKELKNKQLIISGF; translated from the coding sequence ATGAACCAAGGCAAATATATCTTCGCACAACTTACAGATTTTTTACCCAGACGTGTATTTGACAGAATTGTCAGCAAACACAACGGGAATAAGTATGTGAGAACTTTTACATGTTGGAATCAAATGCTATGTATGGTATTTGGACAGCTAACTTCAAGAGACAGTATGAGAGATCTACTCTTAAGTCTTGAAGCTCATAAATCTAAATATTATCATCTCGGATTTGGTTCAACAATAACTCGAAGAAACCTTGGCAAAGCCAATGAAAAACGTAGTTATAAAATCTTTGAAGATTTTGCTTATGTTCTCATAGAGGAAGCACGCAAAAGCTGCTACAGATCGGATTTTGAAATCAACGTTGACGGCAATATTTATGCATTTGATTCATCAACAATAGATCTTTGTCTTAGCGTATTCTGGTGGGCTGAGTTTCGGAAAACAAAAGGTGGCATTAAACTGCACACTTTGTATGATGTTAAAACATCTATACCTACGTTCTTGTATATCTCAAATGCCAAAATGCACGATGTCAATGCACTTGATTTAATCTCATATGAGCCTGGAAGCTTTTATGTGATCGACAAAGCTTACATTGATTTTAAAAGGCTATATCATCTTCACCAGCAGCGGGCTTTCTTTGTTACACGGGCAAAAGATAACATGCGATTTAAGCGGTTGTATTCAAACCCCGTTGACAAAGCAACCGGAGTGAAATATGATCAAATCGGCAAGTTGGAAACTTATTACCCAAGCAAAGATTATCCAGAGAAGCTTAGGAGAGTAAAATACTATGATTGTGAATCAGATAAGGAACTAATTTTCCTTACCAACAACATGGAACTTAAACCTACCGAAATAGCTTATCTGTATAAGAAGCGTTGGGAAGTAGAACTGTTCTTCAAGTGGATGAAACAGCATCTGAAGATAAAATCCTTTTGGGGAACAACTATTAATGCTGTAAAAATCCAAATGTATTGTGCGATCATCGCATACTGTCTTGTTGCCCTAATTGGTAACAGGTTGAAAGTTAACCGCTCAATCTACGAAATCCTACAAATCCTTAGCATATCTCTACTCGATAAAACTCCTGTAAAAGAAGTGCTTACGAAATACGATTACAAAAATATCAAAGAACTAAAAAATAAACAATTAATAATCAGCGGGTTTTAA
- the trpB gene encoding tryptophan synthase subunit beta: MTDYFKQYPNKEGFYKEYGGSFIPPDLQKEMDKITDAYHSISKSHNFISELRSIRKHFQGRPTPVYYCQNLSAKYGGRIYLKREDLNHSGAHKLNHCMGEALLAKHLGKKKLIAETGAGQHGVALATAAAYFGLECEIHMGEVDIAKEHPNVVRMKILGAEVVPVSHGLKTLKEAVDSAFEAYLKDPVNTIYCIGSVVGPHPFPMMVRDFQRVVGIEAQEQFYEMTGENPDHVVACVGGGSNAMGMFSGFFDIEETELHGVEPGGVGTKLGEHASTITYGKPGVIHGFKCYTLQDEKGEPAPVYSVASGLDYPGVGPEHSMLKDMGKVNYGVADDAETIDAFYELSRLEGIIPALESAHAVAYSLKLAKEKQQQSILINLSGRGDKDIDFVVDKYGLPEENE; the protein is encoded by the coding sequence ATGACTGATTATTTCAAGCAATACCCTAACAAGGAGGGATTCTATAAGGAATATGGTGGTTCATTCATTCCACCCGATTTGCAAAAAGAAATGGATAAAATTACCGATGCTTACCACAGCATCAGCAAATCGCACAATTTCATTTCTGAACTTCGCAGCATTCGCAAACACTTTCAGGGGCGTCCAACTCCGGTTTATTACTGCCAGAATTTGTCGGCAAAATACGGTGGCCGCATTTACCTTAAACGCGAAGACCTGAACCATTCAGGAGCACATAAACTCAACCATTGTATGGGCGAGGCTTTATTGGCCAAGCACCTGGGCAAAAAGAAACTGATTGCAGAAACCGGCGCCGGACAACACGGTGTAGCTTTGGCAACAGCAGCTGCTTATTTTGGTTTGGAGTGCGAAATCCATATGGGAGAAGTTGACATTGCCAAAGAGCATCCGAACGTGGTTCGTATGAAAATTTTGGGTGCTGAAGTAGTTCCTGTTTCTCACGGATTAAAAACGCTGAAAGAAGCTGTTGATTCGGCTTTCGAGGCTTATTTAAAAGATCCGGTAAATACCATTTACTGTATTGGCTCGGTGGTTGGACCACACCCGTTCCCTATGATGGTGCGCGATTTCCAGCGTGTTGTTGGAATTGAAGCACAAGAGCAATTCTACGAAATGACCGGTGAAAATCCCGATCACGTTGTAGCTTGTGTTGGCGGCGGAAGTAATGCCATGGGAATGTTCTCAGGCTTCTTCGATATTGAAGAAACCGAACTTCACGGTGTTGAGCCGGGTGGCGTTGGAACAAAACTGGGCGAACATGCCAGCACCATAACTTACGGAAAACCGGGCGTTATCCACGGTTTTAAATGCTACACGCTGCAGGATGAAAAAGGCGAACCTGCACCGGTTTATTCGGTGGCCAGCGGATTGGATTATCCAGGTGTTGGTCCGGAACACAGTATGCTGAAAGATATGGGCAAAGTAAACTACGGTGTTGCCGACGATGCTGAAACTATCGACGCATTTTACGAATTAAGTCGTTTGGAAGGAATTATTCCGGCATTGGAGAGTGCACACGCTGTAGCTTACAGTTTGAAGTTGGCTAAAGAAAAACAGCAACAATCTATCCTGATCAACCTAAGTGGTCGTGGCGATAAAGACATCGACTTTGTGGTTGACAAATATGGTTTACCTGAAGAAAACGAATAA
- a CDS encoding ATP-binding cassette domain-containing protein, whose protein sequence is MITVSNLRIQFGKRILFQDVNMKFMAGNCYGVIGANGAGKSTFLKAISGQIDATAGHISLEPGERLSVLSQDHFAFDEFSVLDTVMKGHSELWDLMKEKDALYMKPDFSEADGILAGELEEKFGDMGGWNAESDAATLLSNLGIKEEFHYTMMKDMSGNQKVRVLLAQALFGNPDNLLLDEPTNDLDLETVVWLENYLANYENTVLVVSHDRHFLDAISTHTIDIDYNDIKMFAGNYSFWYESSQLALRQQQAQNKKAEEKKKELQEFISRFSANVAKSKQTTSRKKMLEKLNVDEIQPSTRKYPGIIFTPEREAGDRILDVENLSASIEGTTLFKDVEFSAQKGEKIVFLSRDHRAMTAFFEIINGKREADSGTYQWGQTITSAYLPLDNSEFFDSDMTLFDWLCQFTTDTTEIYIRGYLGRMLFAGEEIYKKVNVLSGGEKMRCMIAKMQLLDANALILDTPTNHLDLESIQAFNNNLMKYPGNVFMSSHDHEFISSVCNRIIELTPNGIIDKLMPYDEYIDDDKIHALREKLYAK, encoded by the coding sequence ATGATTACAGTATCGAATTTAAGAATACAATTTGGCAAACGCATACTATTTCAGGACGTTAACATGAAGTTTATGGCCGGAAACTGCTACGGCGTTATTGGAGCAAACGGAGCAGGAAAATCAACATTTTTAAAAGCAATCTCAGGGCAAATTGATGCTACTGCAGGACACATTTCTCTTGAACCGGGCGAGCGCCTGTCGGTTCTTAGCCAGGATCACTTTGCTTTTGATGAGTTCTCTGTTCTGGATACTGTAATGAAAGGACACTCCGAGCTTTGGGATCTTATGAAAGAGAAAGATGCCCTTTACATGAAACCTGATTTTTCGGAAGCCGACGGAATTTTAGCCGGTGAGCTGGAAGAGAAATTTGGCGACATGGGCGGATGGAATGCCGAAAGCGATGCTGCTACGTTATTAAGTAACCTGGGCATTAAAGAGGAATTCCACTATACGATGATGAAAGATATGAGCGGGAACCAAAAGGTTCGTGTATTGCTGGCACAAGCTTTATTCGGAAATCCCGACAACCTGTTGCTCGATGAGCCTACCAACGACCTCGACCTGGAAACTGTTGTTTGGCTGGAGAATTACCTGGCCAATTACGAGAACACCGTGTTGGTGGTATCGCACGACCGTCACTTCCTCGATGCCATCTCAACCCACACCATCGATATCGATTATAACGACATTAAAATGTTTGCCGGAAACTACAGTTTCTGGTACGAAAGTAGCCAACTGGCACTACGTCAACAGCAGGCCCAAAACAAAAAAGCCGAAGAGAAGAAGAAAGAACTTCAGGAGTTTATTTCGCGTTTTAGCGCCAACGTGGCTAAATCGAAACAAACAACCAGCCGTAAAAAAATGTTGGAGAAATTGAATGTGGATGAGATACAACCATCAACAAGAAAGTATCCGGGAATTATTTTTACGCCCGAGCGTGAGGCTGGAGACCGTATTCTTGATGTAGAAAACCTGAGTGCCAGCATTGAAGGAACCACACTTTTTAAAGACGTGGAATTTTCGGCACAAAAAGGAGAAAAAATTGTATTTCTGTCACGCGACCATCGTGCAATGACCGCCTTTTTCGAGATCATTAACGGAAAGCGTGAAGCGGATTCAGGAACTTACCAGTGGGGACAGACAATTACATCAGCTTATCTGCCATTAGACAACTCTGAGTTTTTCGATAGCGACATGACCTTGTTCGACTGGTTGTGCCAGTTTACCACCGACACTACTGAAATTTATATTCGCGGTTATCTGGGAAGAATGTTGTTTGCCGGCGAAGAAATCTACAAAAAAGTAAACGTACTTTCCGGAGGTGAAAAAATGCGCTGTATGATTGCAAAAATGCAATTGCTTGATGCCAACGCACTTATTTTGGATACACCAACTAACCACCTCGATCTGGAATCGATTCAGGCTTTTAATAACAACCTGATGAAATATCCGGGCAACGTGTTTATGTCATCGCATGACCACGAGTTTATTTCATCGGTTTGTAACCGGATTATTGAATTAACTCCAAACGGTATTATCGACAAACTAATGCCATACGACGAATATATTGATGACGATAAAATTCATGCACTGCGCGAAAAACTTTACGCAAAGTAA
- a CDS encoding virulence RhuM family protein has protein sequence MDNNSEILLYQTEDGQTKIDVRLEEETVWLSQAQLGELFQKERSVITKHINNVFKEGELDEEKVCANFAHTTQHGAIKGKTQIKNVKLYNLDVIISVGYRVKSHQGTKFRQWATARLKEYIVKGFTMNDDLLKQAGGGNYFDELLARIRDIRSSEKVFWRKVLDIYATSIDYDPSLEMSVLFFKTVQNKMHWAAHGHTAAEIIYKRVDSGKPHLGLSSFKGKKPTKQETAIAKNYLNENELDILNRIVTAYLELAEIQALNQEPMYMKDWIEQLDTFLKMTRKEILNHAGTISHGQALQKAHAEYEKYKELSKNELSEVEKHFLEQITDTTKKLKNKKGEK, from the coding sequence ATGGATAATAATTCAGAAATACTACTCTACCAAACCGAAGACGGGCAAACCAAAATTGATGTTAGGCTGGAAGAAGAAACCGTTTGGCTTTCGCAGGCGCAATTGGGCGAACTTTTTCAGAAAGAACGTTCGGTAATTACAAAACATATAAATAATGTTTTTAAAGAGGGCGAACTGGACGAGGAAAAGGTATGTGCAAATTTTGCACACACCACTCAACATGGCGCTATAAAAGGGAAAACACAAATTAAAAACGTAAAACTTTACAATCTAGATGTAATTATTTCGGTGGGTTATCGGGTAAAAAGCCATCAGGGGACAAAATTCCGCCAATGGGCAACCGCCCGTTTAAAAGAATACATTGTGAAAGGTTTTACCATGAACGATGATTTGTTAAAGCAAGCAGGTGGCGGAAATTATTTCGATGAATTATTGGCACGCATCCGCGATATTCGTTCGTCGGAAAAAGTGTTTTGGCGAAAAGTGCTTGATATTTATGCAACCAGTATCGACTACGACCCATCGTTGGAAATGTCGGTTTTGTTTTTTAAAACAGTACAAAATAAAATGCACTGGGCAGCCCACGGACACACCGCCGCCGAGATTATTTACAAACGGGTAGATTCGGGGAAACCTCATTTAGGTTTGAGTAGTTTTAAAGGAAAGAAACCAACAAAACAGGAAACAGCAATCGCAAAAAATTACCTCAATGAAAACGAACTTGATATTTTAAACCGGATTGTAACTGCATACCTCGAACTTGCCGAAATTCAGGCACTCAACCAGGAACCAATGTACATGAAAGACTGGATCGAGCAGCTTGACACCTTCCTGAAAATGACAAGAAAGGAAATACTGAATCACGCCGGAACAATAAGTCACGGGCAAGCTCTGCAAAAAGCGCATGCCGAATATGAGAAATATAAAGAGTTATCGAAAAATGAATTGTCGGAAGTTGAAAAGCATTTTTTGGAGCAAATAACCGACACAACGAAAAAACTGAAAAACAAAAAGGGGGAAAAATGA